The following coding sequences are from one Maledivibacter sp. window:
- a CDS encoding ABC transporter ATP-binding protein/permease gives MIKRFASYYKPHKKLFILDMICAIVVAALDLVFPMFSRSFIDDFIPNGKIRLIITFTILIIAMYIIRMICQFIMQYWGHVMGSRIEFDMRKDLFKHIQILPFKYFDDNKTGQIMSRLVGDLREIAETAHHGPEDIFIASIMIIGSFIILLKINVILTLVVFLFVILLILFTINKRKAMAIAFRNVRRNHADINAQLENSISGIRLSKSFANEEFEMDKFEINNMAYRESWTFAYKAMGVFSSGTHFLADMLNVVVISLGGILKYYDMISMGDLVAYLLYMAFMLRPVRRLIQFTQQFQSGIAGFERFVELMNVQSDIIDGENAIDLKNPKGEIKFINTYFRYGDKDEWVLEDVNLKIDSGKTIALVGPSGVGKTTISNLIPRFYEAQKGDIIIDNTNIKDIKLHSLRKNIGFVQQDVFIFWGTIRENILYGNPDATDREIVEAARKANIHEFIMDLKNGYDTIVGERGVKLSGGQKQRIAIARVFLKNPPILILDEATSSLDNATELAIQKSIEHLAKDRTTIIIAHRLSTIKNADEILVLTDNGIKEKGSHEELIKLEGIYWELYKAQFKGHIPHIIK, from the coding sequence ATGATTAAAAGATTTGCTTCGTATTATAAGCCCCATAAAAAGCTTTTTATATTGGATATGATTTGTGCAATAGTTGTTGCAGCATTGGACTTAGTTTTTCCGATGTTTTCGAGAAGTTTTATAGATGATTTTATACCTAATGGTAAAATTAGATTAATAATTACCTTTACTATATTGATTATAGCAATGTATATTATTAGAATGATTTGTCAATTTATAATGCAATACTGGGGACATGTTATGGGATCGAGGATTGAGTTTGATATGCGAAAGGATTTATTTAAGCATATTCAGATTTTACCCTTTAAATATTTTGATGACAATAAAACTGGGCAAATTATGTCTAGACTTGTGGGAGATTTAAGGGAGATTGCTGAGACTGCCCATCATGGGCCAGAGGATATATTTATAGCTTCGATTATGATTATTGGGAGCTTTATAATTTTACTTAAAATTAATGTGATATTAACCCTAGTGGTATTTTTATTTGTTATATTACTTATATTATTTACTATCAACAAAAGAAAAGCTATGGCAATAGCCTTTAGAAATGTAAGAAGAAATCATGCGGATATAAATGCACAGTTGGAAAATAGTATTTCAGGTATAAGGCTTTCAAAATCCTTTGCAAATGAAGAATTTGAGATGGATAAATTTGAAATTAATAATATGGCATATAGAGAGTCCTGGACATTTGCTTATAAAGCTATGGGTGTTTTTTCATCGGGAACTCATTTTTTAGCGGATATGCTTAATGTAGTAGTTATTTCACTGGGGGGCATATTGAAATACTATGATATGATTAGTATGGGAGATTTAGTCGCATATCTTTTATACATGGCATTTATGCTTAGGCCCGTTAGAAGACTTATTCAATTTACTCAACAATTTCAATCTGGGATTGCGGGTTTTGAAAGATTTGTTGAATTAATGAATGTACAGTCAGACATAATTGATGGGGAAAATGCAATAGACTTAAAGAATCCAAAGGGAGAAATCAAATTTATCAATACATATTTTAGATATGGGGACAAGGATGAATGGGTATTAGAGGATGTGAACCTAAAGATCGATTCGGGAAAAACTATTGCCCTAGTAGGGCCTTCCGGTGTAGGCAAGACAACTATATCAAACTTGATACCTAGATTTTATGAAGCTCAAAAAGGAGATATCATAATTGACAACACAAATATTAAAGATATAAAATTACATTCCCTAAGAAAAAATATTGGTTTTGTCCAGCAGGATGTATTTATTTTCTGGGGAACAATAAGGGAAAATATACTGTATGGTAACCCCGATGCTACGGATAGGGAGATTGTAGAGGCCGCTAGAAAGGCAAATATACATGAGTTTATAATGGATCTTAAGAATGGATACGATACTATAGTTGGAGAACGAGGAGTAAAGCTTTCCGGTGGACAAAAACAAAGGATTGCTATAGCCAGGGTGTTTTTAAAGAATCCTCCTATATTGATATTAGATGAAGCCACATCATCCCTAGATAATGCTACGGAGCTTGCCATTCAGAAATCTATTGAGCATCTAGCTAAGGATAGAACAACCATTATCATAGCCCACAGATTATCTACTATAAAGAATGCCGATGAAATTTTAGTCCTCACTGACAACGGTATTAAGGAAAAGGGAAGCCATGAAGAATTAATTAAGCTTGAGGGGATTTATTGGGAGCTGTATAAGGCACAGTTTAAAGGACATATTCCACATATCATAAAATAA